From a single Vibrio toranzoniae genomic region:
- the argF gene encoding ornithine carbamoyltransferase, translating into MAFNLRNRNFLKLLDFTPREIQHLLDLSMELKKAKYNGYEQPTLTGKNIALIFEKTSTRTRCAFEVAAFDQGARVSYLGPSGSQIGHKESMKDTARVLGRMYDGIEYRGFGQEIVEELGAYAGVPVWNGLTDEFHPTQILADFLTMTEFGRGKQLHEISFAYLGDARNNMGNSLMVGAAKMGMDIRLVAPKQFWPQEELLAQCREIAEHTGGNITLTEDVQEGVQGCDFLYTDVWVSMGEAKEAWAERINLMMPYQVNMEMIKATGNPHVKFMHCLPAFHGEDTTVGKQLAAEYPQLKDGVEVTDEVVESEYSIVFDEAENRMHTIKAVMVATLGN; encoded by the coding sequence ATGGCTTTTAACCTACGCAATCGTAACTTCCTAAAACTACTAGATTTCACTCCACGCGAGATTCAACACTTGTTAGATCTTTCAATGGAGCTTAAAAAAGCGAAGTACAACGGTTACGAACAGCCAACACTGACTGGCAAAAACATTGCGCTTATCTTTGAAAAAACCTCCACTCGTACTCGTTGTGCATTCGAAGTTGCCGCATTCGACCAAGGTGCTCGAGTGTCTTACTTAGGCCCATCTGGCTCTCAAATTGGCCACAAAGAATCAATGAAAGATACCGCTCGCGTTCTTGGCCGTATGTACGACGGCATCGAATACCGCGGCTTCGGCCAAGAAATCGTCGAAGAGTTAGGCGCTTATGCTGGCGTACCAGTGTGGAATGGTCTGACTGACGAATTCCACCCAACACAAATACTTGCAGACTTCCTAACCATGACGGAATTCGGCCGTGGTAAACAGCTACACGAAATCAGCTTTGCTTACCTAGGCGATGCTCGCAACAACATGGGCAACTCTTTGATGGTTGGCGCTGCGAAAATGGGCATGGACATTCGCCTTGTCGCGCCAAAACAGTTCTGGCCACAAGAAGAGCTTTTAGCTCAATGTCGTGAAATCGCAGAGCACACTGGCGGCAACATCACACTGACTGAAGATGTTCAAGAAGGCGTGCAAGGCTGTGACTTCCTATACACCGATGTTTGGGTATCAATGGGCGAAGCAAAAGAAGCGTGGGCTGAGCGTATTAACTTAATGATGCCTTACCAAGTCAACATGGAAATGATTAAAGCGACGGGTAACCCACATGTGAAATTCATGCACTGCCTACCGGCTTTCCATGGCGAAGATACCACAGTCGGCAAACAACTTGCCGCTGAATACCCGCAACTAAAAGACGGCGTTGAAGTAACCGATGAAGTGGTTGAGTCTGAATACTCTATCGTGTTCGATGAAGCTGAAAACCGTATGCACACCATCAAAGCCGTGATGGTTGCAACATTAGGCAATTGA
- the pyrB gene encoding aspartate carbamoyltransferase: MAHSLFNKHIISIPELTRNELELIVDTAARLKAEPNPELLKNKVVASCFFEPSTRTRLSFETAVQRLGGTVIGFDNGGNTSLAKKGETLADSVQVISSYVDAFVMRHPQEGAARLASEFSNGVPIVNGGDGANQHPTQTLLDLFSIYETQGTLDNLNVAFVGDLKYGRTVHSLTQALSKFNNVRFFFIAPEVLEMPDYICEELEEMGIQYSTHTSIEEVVPELDVLYMTRVQKERFDASEYAHMKSAYILTAETLKDARKNMKVLHPLPRVDEITTDVDKTPHAYYFEQAENGVYAREALLALVLNDTL, translated from the coding sequence ATGGCGCATTCGTTATTTAACAAGCACATCATCTCCATACCTGAGCTCACTCGTAATGAACTGGAGCTTATCGTCGACACAGCAGCAAGACTCAAGGCCGAGCCAAACCCTGAGCTGCTAAAAAATAAAGTCGTTGCGAGCTGCTTCTTTGAGCCTTCAACTCGAACTCGCCTTTCATTCGAAACCGCCGTTCAGCGCCTTGGTGGCACGGTCATCGGCTTTGATAATGGCGGTAACACATCGCTGGCGAAGAAAGGCGAAACGCTTGCCGATTCAGTGCAGGTTATTTCCTCTTACGTCGATGCCTTTGTAATGCGTCACCCACAAGAAGGCGCCGCACGTTTAGCCTCTGAATTTTCTAACGGTGTTCCGATCGTCAATGGTGGCGACGGCGCAAACCAACACCCTACACAGACCTTGCTGGATCTGTTCTCGATTTACGAAACACAAGGCACGCTTGATAACCTTAATGTAGCTTTCGTCGGCGACTTAAAATATGGCCGCACTGTGCACTCATTGACGCAAGCGCTCTCAAAATTCAATAACGTGCGTTTCTTCTTTATCGCGCCAGAAGTATTAGAGATGCCCGATTATATCTGTGAAGAATTAGAAGAGATGGGCATCCAATACAGCACACACACCAGCATTGAAGAAGTGGTGCCTGAACTGGATGTTCTGTATATGACTCGCGTACAGAAAGAGCGCTTTGATGCATCGGAATACGCGCACATGAAGTCGGCTTACATTCTTACTGCCGAGACACTGAAAGACGCGCGCAAAAATATGAAAGTGCTACACCCACTGCCACGCGTTGACGAAATCACTACCGACGTCGATAAAACGCCGCACGCTTACTACTTCGAACAAGCTGAGAATGGTGTATACGCTCGCGAAGCCCTATTGGCCCTAGTTCTTAACGACACTTTATAA
- the pyrI gene encoding aspartate carbamoyltransferase regulatory subunit, translating to MVKQTQLQVEAIRNGSVIDHIPAHLGIKILKLFKLHKTEQRITMGLNLPSSALGNKDLIKIENIFLTKEQANQLALYAPQATVNQIEEYKVVNKLTLVLPEQINSVFACPNSNCISHGEPVESSFKVQLKHENVQLKCHYCEKVFSREIMSEIR from the coding sequence ATGGTTAAACAAACTCAGCTACAAGTAGAAGCGATCCGTAACGGCAGCGTCATTGACCACATCCCTGCTCACCTTGGTATAAAAATCCTTAAACTGTTTAAGCTGCATAAAACAGAACAACGCATCACCATGGGGTTAAACCTGCCATCATCAGCACTCGGTAACAAAGACCTGATCAAGATTGAGAACATCTTTCTGACCAAGGAACAAGCCAACCAATTGGCTCTGTATGCGCCGCAAGCCACAGTCAACCAAATTGAAGAGTACAAAGTAGTCAACAAGCTAACCCTTGTGCTGCCAGAGCAAATCAACAGTGTGTTCGCTTGCCCAAATAGCAACTGTATTTCACACGGTGAACCGGTCGAAAGTAGCTTTAAAGTGCAGCTAAAACACGAAAACGTACAGCTAAAATGTCACTATTGTGAAAAAGTATTCTCTCGCGAGATCATGAGCGAAATTCGCTAA
- a CDS encoding arginine repressor has protein sequence MNEITEHGCLYSAEDKTLTAACKRLLQQQSFSTQNQLREKLVDIGYIGISQSTVSRILSQLGVVKVQNACGKKVYCITVESAPVRVDASISSQIELITHNQAMVIVKTHPGCAQLVARLVDIDPHTEIIGTVGGNDTVLIIPKDTMNIDACEQVVKARLGVA, from the coding sequence ATGAACGAAATCACTGAGCACGGTTGCTTGTATTCAGCTGAAGATAAAACACTGACTGCAGCGTGCAAACGCTTGCTACAACAACAAAGCTTTTCGACCCAGAATCAACTGAGAGAGAAACTCGTCGACATTGGCTATATAGGTATTAGTCAATCGACCGTATCTCGCATTTTGTCACAACTCGGCGTTGTAAAAGTTCAAAACGCCTGTGGTAAGAAGGTCTACTGCATAACCGTTGAGAGTGCACCGGTACGTGTCGACGCATCCATCTCCTCGCAAATCGAATTAATTACTCACAACCAAGCCATGGTGATAGTAAAGACTCACCCGGGTTGTGCACAGCTGGTCGCAAGATTAGTCGATATCGACCCACACACTGAAATTATCGGTACCGTTGGCGGCAATGACACGGTGTTAATTATTCCAAAAGACACGATGAACATTGATGCTTGCGAACAAGTAGTAAAAGCACGTTTGGGCGTCGCCTAA
- a CDS encoding protein-disulfide reductase DsbD, with amino-acid sequence MRRLATLLFVCISLFTQPAWALFGNDNAEPSFGGNNNGFVPVDQAFPFNYYQQDGKVLLDWQVKEGYYLYQHSLSFSGQNLAIGNVEIEDGQPHQDEFFGEVSIYTQPLFVQVPLQSYQDGSQLIVKYQGCADAGFCYPPETRIIDIEPFTATGSGSSDSQANAVSQDSSAASNETDASTQQASPKADVASNTTSQSSAPVSKDAGLADKLGDSWWTPLLFLALGVGLAFTPCVLPMYPILTGIVLGGGKLSQGRALMLSFIYVQGMALTYTLLGLVVASAGMQFQAAMQHPYVLIALSVLFVALAMSMFGVYNLQLPSSIQTWLNNQSNKQQGGNTLGVFAMGAISGLVCSPCTTAPLSGALLYVAQSGDLFTGAIALYALAMGMGIPLILVAVFGNKLLPKAGSWMDKVKIVFGFILLAAPIFLLERIIPELWATVLWSGLGFIAFGWLYHSKNALPFGGWKQSAVGIIAMLGLFASAQPALNYWFAEKSITVEQQHIQFARINTVEELEIQLIEAKKLGKPVMLDFYADWCVACKEFEKYTFHQADVENKLSDFVLLQADVTRNMPQDIELLKQLQVLGLPTIEFWDGEGNHVPNARVTGFMPADVFLKHMQDHQL; translated from the coding sequence ATGCGACGACTTGCCACATTACTTTTTGTTTGTATTTCCCTATTCACCCAGCCTGCGTGGGCGCTTTTTGGAAATGACAACGCCGAGCCAAGCTTCGGAGGCAATAACAACGGTTTTGTCCCTGTAGACCAAGCTTTCCCTTTCAATTACTACCAGCAAGACGGCAAGGTGCTTCTCGACTGGCAAGTAAAAGAAGGCTACTACCTCTACCAACATAGCCTCTCTTTCAGCGGTCAAAATCTCGCGATCGGTAATGTTGAAATAGAAGATGGCCAACCACACCAAGATGAATTTTTTGGTGAGGTGAGCATTTATACTCAACCGTTGTTCGTGCAAGTTCCGCTACAGAGTTACCAAGATGGCTCACAGCTGATCGTTAAATACCAAGGGTGTGCGGACGCAGGGTTCTGCTATCCACCCGAAACTCGAATCATCGACATTGAGCCATTTACGGCTACAGGTTCAGGTTCAAGCGACTCTCAAGCTAATGCCGTGTCGCAAGACTCATCGGCTGCTAGCAATGAGACCGATGCTTCAACACAACAAGCTTCTCCAAAAGCAGACGTTGCAAGTAACACCACTTCACAATCCAGTGCACCCGTTTCAAAAGACGCAGGCTTAGCCGATAAGCTCGGTGACAGTTGGTGGACACCATTACTATTCTTAGCGCTCGGTGTTGGTTTAGCCTTTACGCCGTGTGTTCTGCCTATGTATCCAATTCTAACGGGTATCGTTTTAGGTGGTGGCAAGCTCAGCCAAGGTCGTGCGCTGATGCTGTCGTTCATTTATGTGCAAGGCATGGCGTTAACCTACACCTTATTGGGTTTAGTGGTTGCCTCTGCGGGTATGCAGTTCCAAGCTGCGATGCAACATCCTTACGTATTAATTGCGTTGAGCGTTCTGTTCGTGGCGTTAGCCATGTCGATGTTTGGCGTTTATAACCTGCAACTGCCGAGCAGCATCCAAACTTGGCTCAACAACCAAAGTAACAAGCAACAAGGTGGCAATACCTTGGGGGTGTTCGCGATGGGTGCGATCTCTGGCTTGGTGTGTTCACCTTGTACCACTGCGCCACTGTCGGGTGCGCTGTTGTACGTGGCTCAAAGTGGCGACCTATTTACCGGTGCTATTGCTCTGTACGCCTTAGCAATGGGTATGGGTATCCCGCTGATCTTGGTTGCGGTATTTGGTAATAAACTTCTGCCGAAAGCAGGCAGTTGGATGGACAAGGTGAAGATCGTATTTGGCTTTATCTTGCTGGCAGCGCCTATCTTCTTACTAGAGCGCATTATCCCTGAGTTATGGGCAACCGTGCTTTGGTCTGGCCTTGGCTTCATCGCCTTTGGTTGGCTGTACCACAGCAAGAATGCACTGCCATTCGGCGGTTGGAAGCAGAGCGCTGTGGGCATCATCGCGATGCTTGGCCTGTTCGCTTCGGCACAGCCTGCATTGAACTATTGGTTTGCGGAGAAGAGCATAACGGTAGAGCAACAGCATATCCAATTTGCACGCATCAATACCGTTGAAGAGCTCGAAATCCAACTCATCGAAGCGAAAAAACTGGGTAAACCTGTGATGCTCGATTTCTACGCCGATTGGTGTGTGGCGTGTAAAGAGTTTGAGAAGTACACCTTCCATCAGGCCGATGTCGAAAACAAACTATCTGACTTCGTACTGCTGCAGGCTGACGTAACGAGAAACATGCCTCAAGACATTGAACTGCTTAAACAATTACAGGTACTCGGCTTGCCAACCATTGAGTTCTGGGATGGCGAGGGTAACCATGTTCCAAATGCTCGTGTCACTGGTTTTATGCCTGCCGATGTATTCTTAAAACACATGCAAGACCACCAGCTATAA
- a CDS encoding response regulator transcription factor: MDSTYTIIIADDHPLFRNALFQSVHMAISGANLLEADSLDALLTLLKKEDEPDLLLLDLKMPGANGMSGLIQLRAEYPDLPIVVISASEDASVVSQVKSHGAFGFIPKSSDMRELLSALNQVLNGDPFFPEGLITNNAACSDLAEKLSTLTPQQYKVLGMLSDGLLNKQIAYELNVSEATIKAHMTAIFRKLDVKNRTQAVILLQEVHN, encoded by the coding sequence ATGGACTCGACCTATACCATCATCATTGCTGATGACCACCCTCTCTTCCGCAACGCCCTGTTTCAGTCAGTTCATATGGCGATCAGTGGCGCGAATCTTCTTGAAGCCGATTCTCTGGATGCCTTGCTGACTTTACTAAAGAAAGAAGATGAGCCCGACCTCTTATTACTCGACCTTAAAATGCCAGGTGCAAATGGGATGTCAGGTTTAATTCAGCTGCGCGCTGAATACCCAGATTTACCGATTGTCGTGATCTCAGCGAGCGAAGATGCCAGCGTGGTCAGCCAAGTTAAAAGTCATGGCGCTTTTGGCTTTATTCCTAAGTCGAGTGATATGCGTGAACTCTTGAGTGCACTCAACCAAGTTCTCAACGGTGATCCATTCTTCCCTGAAGGCCTCATCACTAACAATGCGGCTTGTAGCGACCTTGCAGAAAAACTCTCCACACTGACCCCTCAACAATATAAGGTCTTGGGAATGCTATCTGATGGTCTACTTAACAAGCAAATTGCCTATGAACTGAATGTATCAGAAGCGACCATAAAAGCACATATGACCGCTATCTTCCGCAAACTGGACGTGAAAAACAGAACTCAAGCCGTTATCTTGCTACAAGAAGTCCACAAT